The nucleotide window GTGATTGCCAGCAGTCCGCCTGCCATCACCGGCCTGGGCAGCTCTTCCGGCTTTGATATGGAACTGCAGGACCACGGCGGCATCGGCCACACGCAGCTGATGGCCATGCGTGACAAGCTGCTGGAACTGGCAGACAGCAATCCGGCGCTGTCCCGCGTACGTCACAACGGCCTGGATGACAGCCCGCAGCTGCAGATCGATATCGATCAGCGTAAAGCACAGGCGCTGGGCGTGTCGCTGGATACCATCAATGACACCTTAACCACCGCCTGGGGCTCTACCTATGTGAACGACTTCCTCGATCGCGGTCGCGTGAAAAAGGTTTACGTGCAGGCTGCGCCGGCCTTTCGCATGCTGCCGGGCGACATCAACAAATGGTATGTGCGCAACAGCAGCGGCGGCATGGTGCCCTTTTCCGCTTTTGCCACCAGCCACTGGGAAACCGGCTCACCGCGGCTGGAGCGCTACAACGGCTACTCTTCCCTGGAGATCGTCGGGGAAGCGGCCAATGGCGTCAGCAGCGGCACGGCGATGGATGTGATGGAAAAACTGGTCGGGCAGCTGCCGCTCGGCGTGGGTTTTCAGTGGACCGGGGCGTCCTATCAGGAGCGGCTATCGGGTTCACAGGCGCCGGCGCTGTATGCCATCTCGCTGCTGGTGGTTTTCCTGTGCCTTGCGGCCCTCTATGAGAGCTGGTCGATTCCGTTTTCGGTAATGCTGGTTGTGCCGACTGGCGTAGCCGGCGCGCTGGTGGCCACCTGGCTGCGCGGGCTGGAAAACGATGTCTATTTTCAGGTCGGCCTGCTGACGGTCATTGGGCTTTCAGCGAAAAACGCCATTCTGATCGTGGAGTTTGCCAACGAGATTAACAGCAAAGGCCGGGAACTGCTGGAGGCAACGCTGGAGGCCTGCCGCCAGCGTCTGCGGCCGATTCTGATGACCTCGCTGGCGTTTATCTTCGGCGTTCTGCCGATGGCTATCAGCAGCGGCGCCGGTTCCGGCAGCCAGCATGCCGTGGGCACCGGCGTGATGGGTGGCATGCTGTCAGCAACGGTGCTGGCGATCTTCTTTGTACCGCTGTTCTTTGTGCTGGTGCGGCGGCGTTTTCCGCTGCGTGACAAGCCAGAGGATTAAGGACAAGAAAAAGCCGCCCGGGGTGACCAGGGCGGCTTTATTGTTGTGTGTGGTAAAGAATAACAGCAAGTTGGGAATGTCCTGCTTTTCTCTTCACGGGTTACTTACGTAACATCGCTTCGATGAATTCTTTCCAGTTCCCCAGTTCGAGTTCGACCATAATACCCTCTCTTATTGTAGGAGTGATTCTACGCCGTTTTTTTCTGCAGGTGAATACGTTTCCACCTCTTATCACTATCGGCAAAAGCATGCGAAAACTTGAATCTTCCGGAAGTGGAAGCTGACGCACATTTCAGCAACCTGTTAA belongs to Candidatus Pantoea soli and includes:
- the ypfM gene encoding protein YpfM, with amino-acid sequence MLLPIVIRGGNVFTCRKKRRRITPTIREGIMVELELGNWKEFIEAMLRK